A portion of the Melitaea cinxia chromosome 1, ilMelCinx1.1, whole genome shotgun sequence genome contains these proteins:
- the LOC123670053 gene encoding electron transfer flavoprotein subunit alpha, mitochondrial, whose translation MKMFSPCTRQFLSTQLRRLQSTLIVAEHNNEALSAVTQNTLSAAKKIGGEVSVLVAGTKCGPVAEAVAKANGVSKILVAESDAFKGFTAESLTPLILATQKQFNFTHILAPATAFGKALLPRVAAKLDVSPITDIIGVKDANTFIRTIYAGNAVLTLEAKDPIKVITVRGTAFPPEPLEGGSAPVEKAPEGDYKTDLVEFVSQELTKSDRPELTSAKNIVSGGRGLKSGDNFKLLYDLADKLNAAVGASRAAVDAGFVPNDLQIGQTGKIVAPDLYIAVGISGAIQHLAGMKDSKTIVAINKDPEAPIFQVSDLGLVADLFKAVPELTSKL comes from the exons ATGAAAATGTTTTCCCCGTGTACGAGGCAGTTTCTGTCTACCCAG CTGCGGCGATTACAGAGTACATTAATTGTAGCCGAACACAACAATGAAGCTTTAAGCGCTGTAACACAAAATACATTAAGTGCTGCTAAGAAAATAGGCGGGGAAGTATCTGTGTTGGTAGCTGGTACCAAATGTGGCCCA GTTGCAGAGGCAGTAGCAAAGGCTAATGGCGTCTCAAAGATCTTAGTTGCTGAAAGTGATGCCTTCAAGGGCTTCACAGCTGAATCTCTAACTCCTCTTATATTAGCCACACAGAAACAATTCAACTTTACTCATATCTTGGCACCAGCCACCGCATTTGGCAAGGCCTTGCTTCCACGGGTGGCAGCTAAGCTTGATGTGTCGCCTATCACAGATATCATTGGTGTTAAAGATGCCAATACATTTATTAGAACCATATATGCAg gtaATGCTGTCCTTACTTTAGAGGCTAAAGACCCTATAAAAGTTATTACAGTCAGAGGTACAGCATTCCCTCCTGAACCCCTAGAAGGTGGCTCCGCTCCTGTAGAAAAGGCTCCAGAAGGTGACTACAAGACCGACTTGGTTGAATTTGTGTCACAAGAGCTTACAAAATCTGACCGCCCTGAGTTGACTAGCGCTAAGAATATTGTTTCTGGAG gTCGTGGTCTGAAGTCAGGAGACAACTTCAAATTGTTGTATGATCTTGCTGATAAGCTTAATGCTGCAGTGGGTGCATCTCGCGCCGCAGTTGATGCAGGCTTCGTACCTAATGACTTGCAGATTGGTCAGACTGGCAAAATTGTTGCTCCt gaTCTATACATTGCTGTGGGAATCAGTGGTGCTATCCAGCATCTCGCTGGTATGAAGGACTCTAAGACCATTGTCGCTATCAACAAGGACCCGGAAGCACCTATTTTCCAG GTATCAGATTTGGGCTTAGTAGCAGATTTGTTCAAGGCAGTTCCCGAGTTAACTTCTAAATTGTAA
- the LOC123654100 gene encoding fork head domain-containing protein FD4-like: MPRPSRDSYSDQKPPYSYISLTAMAIWSSPERMLTLSEIYRFITDRFPYYRYNTQRWQNSLRHNLSFNDCFVKVPRNPDRPGKGAYWTLHPQAFDMFENGSLLRRRKRFTLHKREKGNLKTELAALLSFNHQFLACQNEIPTTQLKDLAKYKDSSKCSAESKPRKSFTIDSILRSDIGTESSGVNSVQSSSGSATTVYPPDLMAIAAMVWQSSVSYQLTMYAPFNIPFQDYSDLQKLFYIQLLQQQ, encoded by the coding sequence ATGCCGCGGCCGTCGCGCGATTCCTACAGCGATCAGAAGCCACCCTACTCGTACATATCTCTTACTGCCATGGCGATATGGAGCTCGCCGGAACGGATGCTGACGTTGTCTGAGATATACAGGTTCATCACTGATCGGTTCCCTTATTACCGATACAATACGCAGCGCTGGCAGAACTCGTTGCGACACAATCTCTCCTTCAACGACTGCTTTGTGAAAGTGCCTCGGAATCCTGACCGACCTGGAAAAGGAGCGTATTGGACCCTGCATCCACAAGCCTTTGATATGTTCGAGAATGGTTCGCTGCTTCGCCGTCGTAAGCGCTTTACGTTACACAAAAGAGAGAAGGGCAACTTGAAGACTGAATTGGCAGCGTTATTAAGTTTTAATCATCAATTTCTAGCGTGTCAGAATGAAATACCAACGACTCAATTAAAGGACTTAGCAAAGTATAAGGATTCTTCAAAATGCAGTGCTGAAAGTAAGCCCCGAAAATCTTTTACTATAGACAGTATACTAAGAAGTGATATTGGAACGGAAAGTAGTGGTGTTAATAGCGTTCAAAGTTCAAGCGGTAGTGCTACCACTGTTTACCCACCAGACTTGATGGCTATTGCTGCTATGGTATGGCAGTCTTCTGTATCTTATCAGTTAACTATGTACGCTCCATTTAATATTCCATTTCAAGATTACAGTGATTTGCAAAAACTATTTTACATCCAGTTATTGCAGCaacagtaa